Proteins encoded by one window of Modestobacter marinus:
- a CDS encoding ATP-binding protein → MGGVIMGGMARGTLRIYLGAAPGVGKTFAALGEAHRRRERGCDVVVGLVETHGRPRTVAALDGLEVLPRAAVTHRGVTLAELDVDALLARRPDWVVIDELAHTNVPGSRHAKRWQDVEQVLDAGINVLTTVNVQHLESLNDVVEQITGVPQQETVPDAVVRRADQIELVDMSPEALRRRLAHGNVYAAERVDAALGNWFRIGNLTALRELALLWLADRVDEGLRTYKAEHAIDHVWEARERVVVALTGGPEGETLIRRASRVARRSGNGVLLAVHVLSGDGLAGASSGALRAQRSLVESLGGSYHQVVGDDVAEALLEFARGVDATQLVIGTSRRTRWARALRGGIGGRVIAGSGEIDVHIVTHSAAGSQRWRLPRSQGALTARRHWLGWLLAAVGVPVLALSCIAAQAALSLASVLLVFVLLVMAVAIVGGLWPALAAAVAGGLVANWFFTAPTGRLTVSQVDDVVSLFGGVVVAVAVAAVVDRSARRATAAARSRAETAMLASLSRSVLAGDRGLPSLLEQIREAFGLRSVTMVETAEGREQTVGTCGEHGADEQVEDVAVTDTLTLRLCGRALPAGDRRVLVSFAEQAAVALQQGRLAAQAAEASRLAAGNSMRNALLAAVSHDLRTPLAGIKAAASALRTEELELSESDRAELVATVDESADRLTGLVDNLLDMSRLQAGVVTPAAAPVDLAAVVSRALTWLEPTERRRVARGEAADLPPALADPGLLERVVANLLLNAASHATGGLHVDASRLDGRVELRVVDRGPGVPARDRDRMFAPFQRLGDSPAGQGVGLGLAVARGLTEAMGGTLTAEETPGGGLTMVVSLPAAPVGAAPVPRLTVAEA, encoded by the coding sequence GTGGGCGGGGTGATCATGGGCGGCATGGCCCGCGGGACCCTGCGCATCTACCTCGGCGCCGCTCCCGGCGTCGGGAAGACCTTCGCCGCGCTCGGCGAGGCCCACCGGCGCCGCGAGCGGGGTTGCGACGTCGTCGTCGGCCTGGTCGAGACGCACGGCCGCCCACGCACCGTCGCCGCCCTCGACGGGCTGGAGGTGCTCCCCCGTGCCGCCGTCACCCACCGCGGCGTGACCCTGGCGGAGCTGGACGTCGACGCGCTGCTCGCCCGCCGGCCCGACTGGGTGGTCATCGACGAGCTCGCGCACACCAACGTGCCCGGCAGCCGGCACGCCAAGCGCTGGCAGGACGTCGAGCAGGTGCTCGACGCCGGGATCAACGTGCTGACCACGGTCAACGTGCAGCACCTGGAGAGCCTCAACGACGTCGTCGAGCAGATCACCGGCGTCCCGCAGCAGGAGACCGTGCCCGACGCGGTGGTCCGCCGGGCCGACCAGATCGAGCTGGTCGACATGAGCCCGGAGGCGCTGCGCCGCCGGCTCGCGCACGGCAACGTCTACGCCGCCGAGCGGGTCGACGCCGCGCTGGGCAACTGGTTCCGGATCGGCAACCTCACCGCGCTGCGCGAGCTGGCCCTGCTGTGGCTGGCCGACCGGGTCGACGAGGGGCTGCGGACGTACAAGGCCGAGCACGCCATCGACCACGTCTGGGAGGCCCGCGAACGCGTGGTGGTCGCGCTCACCGGCGGGCCGGAGGGCGAGACGCTGATCCGCCGCGCCTCCCGGGTGGCCCGGCGCAGCGGCAACGGCGTGCTGCTCGCCGTGCACGTGCTGTCCGGCGACGGCCTGGCCGGCGCCTCCTCCGGCGCGCTGCGCGCCCAGCGGTCACTGGTGGAGAGCCTGGGCGGCAGCTACCACCAGGTGGTCGGGGACGACGTCGCCGAGGCGCTGCTGGAGTTCGCCCGCGGCGTCGACGCCACCCAGCTCGTGATCGGCACCAGCCGGCGCACCCGCTGGGCCAGGGCGCTGCGCGGCGGCATCGGCGGGCGGGTGATCGCCGGCTCCGGCGAGATCGACGTGCACATCGTCACCCACTCGGCCGCCGGGTCACAGCGCTGGCGGCTGCCCCGCAGCCAGGGCGCGCTCACCGCGCGGCGCCACTGGCTGGGGTGGCTGCTGGCCGCCGTCGGCGTCCCGGTGCTGGCGCTCAGCTGCATCGCCGCCCAGGCGGCGCTGTCCCTGGCCAGCGTGCTGCTGGTGTTCGTGCTGCTGGTCATGGCCGTCGCCATCGTCGGCGGGCTGTGGCCGGCGCTCGCCGCGGCGGTCGCCGGCGGTCTGGTGGCCAACTGGTTCTTCACCGCCCCCACCGGCCGGCTCACGGTCAGCCAGGTCGACGACGTCGTCTCGCTCTTCGGCGGGGTGGTCGTGGCCGTCGCCGTGGCCGCCGTCGTCGACCGGTCCGCGCGCCGGGCCACCGCCGCCGCCCGCTCCCGCGCCGAGACCGCGATGCTCGCGTCGCTGTCCCGCTCCGTGCTCGCCGGCGACCGGGGGCTGCCCAGCCTGCTGGAGCAGATCCGGGAGGCGTTCGGGCTGCGCTCGGTGACCATGGTCGAGACGGCCGAGGGCCGGGAGCAGACCGTGGGCACCTGCGGCGAGCACGGCGCCGACGAGCAGGTCGAGGACGTCGCCGTCACCGACACGCTGACCCTGCGGCTGTGCGGCCGGGCGCTGCCCGCCGGCGACCGGCGCGTGCTGGTCTCCTTCGCCGAGCAGGCCGCCGTGGCCCTGCAGCAGGGCCGGCTCGCCGCGCAGGCCGCGGAGGCCTCCCGGCTGGCCGCCGGCAACAGCATGCGCAACGCCCTGCTTGCCGCGGTCAGCCACGACCTGCGCACCCCGCTGGCCGGGATCAAGGCCGCCGCCTCCGCGCTGCGCACCGAGGAGCTGGAGCTCAGCGAGTCCGACCGCGCCGAGCTGGTCGCCACCGTCGACGAGTCCGCCGACCGGCTGACCGGCCTGGTCGACAACCTGCTGGACATGAGCCGGCTGCAGGCCGGCGTGGTCACCCCCGCCGCGGCGCCGGTCGACCTCGCCGCGGTGGTCAGCCGCGCGCTCACCTGGCTGGAGCCCACCGAGCGACGCCGGGTGGCCCGCGGGGAGGCCGCCGACCTGCCGCCGGCGCTGGCCGACCCGGGGCTGCTGGAGCGGGTGGTGGCCAATCTGCTGCTCAACGCCGCGAGCCACGCGACCGGCGGCCTGCACGTCGACGCCTCCCGGCTGGACGGCCGGGTCGAGCTGCGCGTCGTCGACCGCGGCCCCGGCGTGCCCGCCCGGGACCGCGACCGGATGTTCGCCCCGTTCCAGCGGCTGGGCGACTCCCCCGCCGGGCAGGGCGTCGGCCTGGGACTGGCCGTGGCCCGCGGCCTGACCGAGGCGATGGGCGGCACGCTCACCGCCGAGGAGACCCCCGGCGGCGGGCTGACCATGGTCGTGTCGCTGCCGGCCGCCCCGGTTGGCGCTGCCCCCGTGCCGCGGCTGACGGTGGCCGAGGCGTGA
- the kdpA gene encoding potassium-transporting ATPase subunit KdpA: protein MSSTAAGWLQVALLVLALVAVHKPLGDWMAHAFTTGPASPPGQEWPFLPTGSGHWRVERLVYRAVGVDADTEQRWPVYLRSVLAFSLVSVLFLYLLQRVQQWLPLDNEMAAVEPGSAWNTAVSFVTNTNWQGYSGESTMGHLVQMAGLAVQNFVSAAVGIAVAIALVRGFARSGTDRLGNFWVDLTRAIARVLLPLATVAAVVLVLGGVVQNLSSGTDATTLAGATQYLPGGPVASQEAIKELGTNGGGFYNANSAHPFEGPSAWISLFQVFLLLAIPFSLPRTFGRMVGDRRQGLAIVGVMASLAVASAALTSWAQARAGGAALQLAGAATEGQEVRFGGPLSALFGTATTLTSTGAVNSMHDSYTPTGGMLVLANMMLGEVAPGGVGSGLYGMLVLAVVAVFVAGLMVGRTPEYLGKKLGRREMTLASLYVLVTPVLVLTGTAVAVATDTGLSSLLNSGSHGLSELLYAFTSASNNNGSAFAGLSANTPFFNTALGLAMALGRFLPIVLVVALAGRLAVQGKAPVTAGTLPTHQPLFVGLLGAVVLVVVGLTYFPALALGPLAEALA from the coding sequence ATGAGCAGCACCGCAGCCGGCTGGCTGCAGGTGGCGCTGCTGGTGCTGGCACTGGTCGCCGTGCACAAGCCCCTGGGCGACTGGATGGCCCACGCCTTCACCACCGGCCCCGCCTCCCCGCCTGGGCAGGAATGGCCATTTCTGCCCACTGGTTCAGGGCACTGGCGGGTGGAGCGGCTGGTCTACCGCGCGGTGGGCGTGGATGCGGACACGGAGCAGCGGTGGCCGGTCTACCTGCGCAGCGTGCTGGCCTTCTCGCTGGTGTCGGTGCTCTTCCTCTACCTGCTGCAGCGCGTGCAGCAGTGGCTGCCGCTGGACAACGAGATGGCTGCGGTCGAGCCGGGCTCGGCCTGGAACACCGCGGTCAGCTTCGTGACCAACACGAACTGGCAGGGCTACAGCGGCGAGTCGACGATGGGCCACCTGGTGCAGATGGCCGGGCTGGCGGTGCAGAACTTCGTCTCCGCGGCCGTCGGCATCGCGGTGGCGATCGCGCTGGTGCGCGGCTTCGCCCGCAGCGGCACCGACCGGCTGGGCAACTTCTGGGTCGACCTCACCCGGGCGATCGCCCGGGTGCTGCTGCCGCTGGCCACGGTCGCCGCCGTCGTCCTGGTGCTCGGTGGCGTGGTGCAGAACCTGTCGTCGGGCACCGACGCGACGACGCTGGCCGGCGCCACCCAGTACCTGCCCGGCGGGCCGGTGGCCTCGCAGGAGGCGATCAAGGAGCTGGGCACCAACGGCGGTGGCTTCTACAACGCCAACTCCGCGCACCCCTTCGAGGGCCCGAGCGCCTGGATCTCGCTGTTCCAGGTGTTCCTGCTGCTGGCCATCCCCTTCTCGCTGCCGCGCACCTTCGGCCGGATGGTCGGTGACCGTCGTCAGGGCCTGGCCATCGTCGGCGTGATGGCGTCGCTGGCCGTCGCCTCGGCGGCGCTCACCAGCTGGGCGCAGGCCCGGGCCGGGGGAGCGGCGCTGCAGCTCGCCGGCGCGGCCACCGAGGGTCAGGAGGTGCGCTTCGGCGGTCCGCTGTCGGCCCTGTTCGGAACGGCGACGACGCTGACCTCCACCGGCGCGGTCAACTCGATGCACGACAGCTACACGCCCACCGGCGGGATGCTCGTGCTGGCGAACATGATGCTCGGCGAGGTCGCGCCCGGCGGGGTCGGCTCGGGGCTCTACGGGATGCTCGTGCTCGCCGTCGTCGCGGTGTTCGTCGCCGGCCTCATGGTCGGCCGGACGCCGGAGTACCTGGGCAAGAAGCTCGGCCGCCGCGAGATGACGCTCGCCTCGCTGTACGTGCTGGTCACCCCGGTGCTCGTGCTCACCGGGACGGCGGTGGCGGTCGCCACCGACACCGGCCTGAGCTCGCTGCTCAACAGCGGGTCGCACGGCTTGAGCGAGCTGCTCTACGCCTTCACCTCGGCGTCGAACAACAACGGCTCGGCGTTCGCCGGGCTGAGCGCGAACACGCCGTTCTTCAACACCGCGCTGGGCCTGGCGATGGCGTTGGGCCGGTTCCTGCCCATCGTGCTGGTGGTCGCGCTGGCCGGCCGGCTCGCGGTGCAGGGCAAGGCGCCGGTGACCGCCGGGACGCTGCCCACCCACCAGCCGCTGTTCGTCGGCCTGCTGGGCGCCGTCGTCCTGGTCGTCGTCGGCCTCACGTACTTCCCGGCGCTCGCGCTGGGCCCCCTGGCGGAGGCCCTCGCATGA
- a CDS encoding VOC family protein, whose translation MLTSLSITSLYVLDQDQALDFYVGTLGFEVQTDQQFGPMRFLTVALPSDPGHAVLLELPAPPSVSPEIAGQVRDLVTKGAGGGHLFFTTDDAHKTHAALKEKGVELPEEPVVQPYGIDFGFRDPFGNSVRIAQMTPPPSA comes from the coding sequence ATGTTGACCTCCCTCTCGATCACCTCCCTCTACGTCCTCGACCAGGACCAGGCGCTGGACTTCTACGTCGGCACGCTCGGCTTCGAGGTGCAGACCGACCAGCAGTTCGGTCCGATGCGCTTCCTGACCGTGGCGCTGCCCAGCGACCCCGGGCACGCCGTCCTGCTGGAGCTGCCCGCGCCGCCCTCGGTCAGCCCGGAGATCGCCGGCCAGGTGCGCGATCTGGTCACCAAGGGCGCCGGCGGCGGACACCTGTTCTTCACCACCGACGACGCGCACAAGACTCACGCCGCGCTGAAGGAGAAGGGCGTCGAGCTGCCCGAGGAGCCGGTCGTGCAGCCCTACGGCATCGACTTCGGCTTCCGCGACCCGTTCGGCAACTCCGTGCGGATCGCCCAGATGACCCCGCCGCCGTCCGCCTGA
- a CDS encoding helix-turn-helix domain-containing protein, translated as MSRASEDSNRRMLRARDAMDRAYAEPLDVPTLARLAHVSPAHFSRTFTATFGEPPHRYLQRRRVERAMFLLRSSDRSVTEICMSVGFSSLGTFSRVFADIVGEPPSVYRRRGPLAPVPSCFGMRWLRPSGETARSEKPGDPARS; from the coding sequence ATGAGCCGGGCGAGCGAGGACTCCAACCGGCGGATGCTGCGCGCCCGGGACGCGATGGACCGCGCCTACGCCGAGCCCCTCGACGTCCCGACGCTGGCCCGGCTCGCGCACGTCTCACCGGCGCACTTCAGCCGCACCTTCACGGCCACGTTCGGCGAGCCCCCGCACCGCTACCTGCAGCGGCGCCGGGTGGAGCGGGCGATGTTCCTGCTGCGCAGCAGCGACCGGTCGGTGACCGAGATCTGCATGAGCGTCGGCTTCAGCAGTCTGGGCACGTTCAGCCGGGTGTTCGCCGACATCGTCGGGGAGCCGCCGAGCGTCTACCGGCGGCGCGGGCCGCTGGCGCCGGTGCCCTCCTGCTTCGGCATGCGGTGGCTGCGGCCGAGCGGGGAGACCGCACGTTCGGAGAAGCCCGGGGACCCCGCCCGGTCCTAG
- a CDS encoding M23 family metallopeptidase, translating into MGSRHAGATVRTRGRAVAPSSGAQPSVAPSSGAQSSVARPVASPSSGSWPVVLPATPGAVARRRPAALLAALVVGAVVALVGTQALPTADARESIPVEQLLGSDAEGLLETELTPQLAITEVEARARLEEVAASRAERADRVAKEQAAAAEAAEAAAEAARPKASPPVKGARLTSCFCQRWGTMHWGIDLAAPMLTPEYAVEDGVVLRAGAASGYGLAVYILGVSGDVTVYGHMEKIQVEAGEVVSAGDQIALLGSRGQSTGPHLHFEVHSGGLDGKRVDPVAWLAARGVEV; encoded by the coding sequence ACGGTCCGCACCCGCGGACGTGCGGTCGCCCCGTCCTCGGGCGCTCAGCCCTCGGTCGCACCGTCCTCGGGGGCGCAGTCCTCGGTCGCGCGGCCCGTTGCCTCCCCGTCGTCGGGGTCCTGGCCGGTCGTCCTCCCGGCCACGCCCGGTGCGGTGGCCCGCCGGCGCCCGGCGGCGCTGCTCGCGGCGCTCGTCGTCGGTGCCGTGGTCGCCCTCGTCGGCACCCAGGCGCTGCCCACCGCCGATGCCCGGGAGTCGATCCCGGTGGAGCAGCTGCTCGGCTCGGACGCCGAGGGGCTGCTGGAGACCGAGCTCACCCCGCAGCTGGCGATCACCGAGGTCGAGGCGCGTGCCCGGCTGGAGGAGGTCGCCGCCTCCCGTGCCGAGCGGGCCGACCGGGTCGCCAAGGAGCAGGCCGCCGCAGCTGAGGCCGCCGAGGCAGCGGCGGAGGCCGCCCGGCCGAAGGCGTCGCCGCCGGTGAAGGGGGCCCGGCTGACCAGCTGCTTCTGCCAGCGCTGGGGCACCATGCACTGGGGGATCGACCTGGCGGCGCCGATGCTGACCCCGGAGTACGCGGTCGAGGACGGCGTCGTGCTGCGCGCCGGTGCGGCCAGCGGCTACGGCCTGGCCGTCTACATCCTCGGCGTCAGCGGGGACGTGACCGTCTACGGGCACATGGAGAAGATCCAGGTCGAGGCCGGTGAGGTGGTCAGCGCCGGCGATCAGATCGCGCTGCTCGGCAGTCGTGGCCAGTCGACCGGCCCGCACCTGCACTTCGAGGTCCACTCCGGCGGCCTGGACGGCAAGCGGGTCGACCCGGTCGCCTGGCTGGCCGCCCGCGGCGTCGAGGTCTGA
- a CDS encoding DedA family protein gives MSAVLDRVGGWPAVLVLGVAALVLALESGVIAGVLLPGSTTLVVLGLWSATTGTHPALPIAVAAAASAGGAVHGWLRGHQRRATGPPQGRLRTRVEPAVRQAETWLTSRSPRHTALVLAAAHWAAVTRTLTPRVAGGGGVPLRLLGPVVAASSTAWATTVVLLARELGQQVAAEAGWVPVTVVIVLAGALLVRRRLRHGPLTCRPHRQAG, from the coding sequence GTGAGCGCCGTGCTCGACCGGGTCGGCGGCTGGCCGGCGGTGCTGGTGCTCGGGGTCGCCGCCCTCGTCCTGGCACTGGAGAGCGGCGTGATCGCCGGGGTGCTGCTGCCCGGCTCGACCACGCTCGTCGTCCTGGGGCTGTGGTCGGCGACCACCGGGACCCACCCGGCGCTGCCCATCGCCGTCGCCGCAGCCGCGAGCGCCGGTGGGGCGGTGCACGGCTGGCTGCGCGGCCACCAGCGCCGGGCCACCGGCCCACCGCAGGGCAGGTTGCGGACCCGGGTCGAACCCGCGGTCCGGCAGGCGGAGACGTGGCTGACCAGCCGGTCTCCCCGGCACACGGCCCTGGTGCTCGCGGCCGCGCACTGGGCCGCGGTCACCCGGACGCTCACGCCCCGCGTCGCCGGCGGCGGCGGGGTGCCGCTGCGGTTGCTCGGGCCGGTCGTCGCCGCCAGCAGCACCGCGTGGGCCACCACGGTCGTCCTGCTGGCCCGGGAGCTCGGGCAGCAGGTCGCCGCCGAGGCCGGCTGGGTGCCGGTCACCGTGGTCATCGTCCTGGCCGGGGCACTGCTGGTCCGTCGCCGGCTGCGGCACGGGCCCCTGACCTGCCGGCCGCACCGCCAGGCCGGCTGA
- a CDS encoding response regulator: protein MSRVLVVDDDPQLRRALRITLRAAGFDVVTAEDGRTALAEAAAAHPDLVVLDLGLPDLDGTEVLAGLRPWFTGPVVVLSARGDSSDKVGALDAGADDYVTKPFDMPELLARLRVALRRATPLPGEPVVQTDHFTVDLAARQVIVGGVPVRLTPTEWALLSELVRAPGRLVGQRELLKSVWGPAYERETNYLRVYLAQLRRKLEPDPAHPRYLHTEPGMGYRFVKDPLPPHPSHAEGGPLDGGH from the coding sequence GTGAGCCGGGTGCTCGTCGTGGACGACGACCCGCAGCTGCGCCGCGCCCTGCGGATCACCCTGCGCGCCGCCGGGTTCGACGTCGTCACCGCCGAGGACGGGCGCACCGCGCTCGCCGAGGCCGCCGCCGCGCACCCCGACCTGGTCGTGCTCGACCTGGGCCTGCCCGACCTCGACGGCACCGAGGTGCTCGCCGGGCTGCGCCCCTGGTTCACCGGGCCGGTCGTGGTGCTCTCCGCCCGCGGCGACAGCTCGGACAAGGTGGGGGCGCTGGACGCCGGCGCCGACGACTACGTCACCAAGCCCTTCGACATGCCCGAGTTGCTCGCCCGGCTGCGGGTGGCGCTGCGCCGGGCCACCCCCCTGCCCGGTGAGCCGGTGGTGCAGACCGACCACTTCACCGTCGACCTCGCCGCCCGCCAGGTCATCGTCGGCGGCGTCCCCGTGCGGCTCACCCCCACCGAGTGGGCGCTGCTGTCGGAGCTCGTCCGCGCGCCAGGCAGGCTGGTCGGCCAGCGGGAGCTGCTCAAGTCGGTGTGGGGACCGGCCTACGAGCGGGAGACCAATTACCTGCGGGTGTACCTGGCCCAACTGCGCCGCAAGCTCGAGCCCGACCCGGCCCACCCGCGGTACCTGCACACCGAGCCCGGCATGGGCTACCGCTTCGTGAAGGACCCCCTTCCTCCCCACCCCTCGCACGCTGAGGGCGGGCCCCTGGACGGGGGCCACTGA
- the kdpF gene encoding K(+)-transporting ATPase subunit F has protein sequence MTWVALAVAIGLVLYLLGSLLFPERF, from the coding sequence GTGACCTGGGTTGCGCTCGCCGTGGCCATCGGCCTGGTGCTCTACCTGCTCGGCAGCCTGCTGTTCCCGGAACGGTTCTGA
- a CDS encoding helix-turn-helix transcriptional regulator, with protein MPPRKRSDEPQLYNRLTVLRTERGMSRQELADAVGVHYQTIGYLERGEYSPSATLALRLAAVFGLPMEAVFSLTPFRTLSEQVYGTPLPRERESR; from the coding sequence ATGCCGCCGCGCAAACGCTCCGACGAGCCTCAGCTGTACAACCGGCTCACCGTCCTGCGCACGGAGCGCGGGATGTCCCGCCAGGAGCTGGCCGACGCGGTCGGCGTGCACTACCAGACCATCGGCTACCTCGAGCGCGGCGAGTACAGCCCCAGCGCCACCCTCGCGCTGCGGCTGGCTGCGGTCTTCGGCCTCCCGATGGAGGCGGTCTTCTCCCTCACCCCGTTCCGCACCCTGTCCGAGCAGGTCTACGGCACCCCGCTGCCCCGAGAAAGGGAGTCCCGATGA